From the Thamnophis elegans isolate rThaEle1 chromosome 16, rThaEle1.pri, whole genome shotgun sequence genome, the window ccGTGGCAACTTggaaatgtggacttcaactcccagaattccgtgcTGCctagtgaattctgggagttgaagtccacctgtcttaaaagCTGCTATGGGTGGGAAACACAGCTCTAAAAGCTATTTGTAAAGTTACCCACCGCATTTGCATTTAAATGTACAGCAGAATTGTTAAAAACTTTAAAGCTGAAATACCGACTTACAAGATAATAACTTGCAAATCACTTTACGTTTTATCCCTAGGAGCGGGCGGTATAAGGCACTTCTGTGACAAAAGGGTTTCGGTTTTATGCTCTTTCATCAAGTCACCAGATCTCATGAACATGATGGCAAATGCTACCTATGGGGAGAATTTCTGGAAGGGAGCCATCACCCAAATCTAATTTGGCACTATATGAATCCTCCTACAACAGGTTAGCCATGGAGCTCTGGTGATAAAACAGCAGGAAAGagtaagaggaaggaaaaggaaagatgagagaaatagaaggaaaagaaaggaaaggaagaaaggtagagagaaagaaaggaaagaaaaagaaagagctgtATCTTGGTTTCTCTCCATTCTAGgaacataaaacattttattcaaAATGTGGGCACAAATTTTATTGTAATGAACCCCCAAATTGGCTTTTAGTCGTGCCACAACTGTGGGTCTTACTCCACATCCTGAAATGCACATTTTTTGGGGGAGGAGCTATATCAAATGGTTGCATTCATGCTACCAGTTTAACCGGCTTTTTGAAATAACCAGCTTTCGAGGTTCACACAATCCGCCAAATTAAACCAATGTGGAAGGACAGTTCAGTCAAGACCCCCTTATCCTTGGCTGTGCAAATGGTGGCTGCTAAAAACCTTTGTTTAAGGTTTTACAAGGGAGGTTGTGTGGACAGATAGATGCCAGTGTACAAAAAATGTGCAGATATCTATAAAAATCTGTTTCCTGGGGGCTGATGAGGGCGGCTTAAAATAAATATCTGGGTAGCCAGAAACCAGCgaaggaaacaaaaaaacaaaaaaccctggtAGAAATGTAGAGCTAATCTCccaacaaatacatttttaaaaaaggcttattatttaatgaaataaCATCTTATCGGCACAGAAAATCCTAGAAAATGTTGGCATTTTCAAATAATACTCCTCTCTGTCAAGGCGAGCAGGACAATGCTCTGAGCCAATTTTGTAAGAGCCAAGAACCGGCCCTTGGTCCAGGTAACCCAGCCAGGTGGATGGGTTAACTAGGACTTGTAGGAGGCCAAAAGTGCACGATGATAAGGACTGAGCAACTCAACAAAAAGGCAAAacggaagaggagagagagatggaggaaaaagAGGTGATGGAAGATAaggggaaggagatggagaaggaagaagacaaggaaatggggaggaggaagagacagagaagagGTAGGAGATAAGAGGTGGACAAGGAGATGAggtgatgatggaggaggaggagaagaaagcagGAGGACAGATAGGAATgatggagaaggggaaagaaggaatagGATAAACGAGAAGCAACCTTTAGCATCAAACAATAAAACGGCTCCACCATGGAAACCGTCAGGCTGGTGTGCAACAGACTTCTATATCCACAGAGAACAACAAGCATTGTGCAAAATCTCGGACCGACCTTCTGAGGAGGCTTTGAGCCAAGACCTTCTCTTTATACCCAGCATCCAACCAAGGAAGGTCCGGATTCCCCTCCATTcagaagcccccctccccccaattctcCCAGCAAAACCTCTCTAAGGCACAGACTGATGCGGACGGAGGAAAGGAGCAGGGGGAGGAAGACGGGCAAGGCGGCAGGGATCTCCGCTGTCGGGCGCTGTTGGGagttcatttccatcccactAAGTTGGCGCAACCGGGAAAAGCCGTCCgtcggggggaggaggggggcagTCCAGGGTGTGGATGAAGCCCCCCCAGAGGTCAGTCATCCGAAGAGGCCGTCCGCCCCTCTTAGAGTTTGGACCTGGGGTTGGACTGGAGCAAGAGCTGCATGTCCAGCAGGGCCTCCTTCAGGTAATGGGCCATCCGAGCGGCGTTGGTTTCGCTGCAGCTGTTGAGGGCCGAGACGGCGATATTGATGTGATCCTCCATGGGGTTGTAGCAAATGCCGTAGCCGTCCGGCACCACCGGGCCGAAGCACATCACACAGTCTGTCTTGGCAGGCACCTGCAGGGAGGAGAGGACattttggcctagtggttaaggcaccgggCTAGGAACcgggagacggggagttctagtcccgctttaggcatgaaagccaggtgggtaacagtgccaatcaccaggagacggggagttctagtcttgctttaggcatgaaagccagctgggtaacagggccaatcaccaggagacggtgagttctagtcccgctttaggcatgaaagccaggtgggtaacagggccaatcaccaggagacggtgagttctagtcccgctttaggcatgaaagccaggtgggtaacagggccaatcaccaggagacggtgagttctagtcctgctttaggcatgaaagccaggtgggtaacagggccaatcaccaggagacggtgagttctagtcccgctttaggcatgaaagccaggtgggtatcagggccaatcaccaggagacggtgagttctagtcctgctttaggcatgaaaactggctgggtgactttgggtcaacccctctctctcagcccaacctacagggttgttgtagtgggaaaataggaggacacCGTGTTGAGTTGCGTATGTTTGCTGCctcgagttatttgtaaaaataataaaggcaggatacaaataaattaaacaaacatgGATGGGTGGGTAGATTTAAACGGGGGGTCCTTCCCCCATTCTGGCTTTTTTCCCACCCACTCAAACTGGGGACCCCATTTGCGACCACTTAAACCCGGAGGGGAAAGCTCTGTTATGCTCATAAGCTGAAGACTCTGAAAATTGTTCTGAACATCCCTTCACCACAGCAGAAACCCTCGGGAGAAACGCAACACAAGAGAGGGCTTGGAGGCAGTGCACGGTCGCCCAATAAATCAACAAGGAAAGAAATAACTCCAAAGACCATGATCCACAGCTCACCTGGCTGGTGGAGAGGTTGAAGTGCATGGCCACGGCGTAGGCGGTGTCCATGAAGAGTTCGGGAATGCTCACCAGATCCTCGATCGCTTGCAGCTTCAGGCCCAACAGGTGACGATCAATGGCGTTTCCTCTAATGGCCTacgggacagagagagaagaacATGCAGGgaacatagcattatgggtgtggggacgcccatgccaccccccaccccacccccgcgctatccctgcttttggcatgcaatgggaaaaagttagccatcaccgGGCTatggcgatccctgcagcctgaaacagctgatggtcgggaggcgGATCCAACCGGCGATCAGCTGCttctgctaatcaggctgtgctgcaactgaaacgggctgtttgctgtttgctactACAAGGAGGCAAATTCCTGGGAGgcggatttttcttcttcttttcctcttcaaaagctaggtgcaccttatacttcggagcatcttatactctgaaaaaatctgGTACTGGTAATTCTAATCTATAATGTAAAATAATAACACCCACCATGTCAGTATAGCTTCGATGCGTTTGGGTGGCTCTTCTCAACAGTTCTGCCTTCTCCTGTCCCTAAGGAAGAAACAGTTGCGAAACACAACCCATAAGAGACTTAGAAAGATGGCGGAGATTTGCAAAATGTTACAAGTACAGGACATCTTCCCATTGTCTTCCTTTCTCTGGGAAACAGGTAGCTATTTCTCCAGTGTGTCAATGGATGGTTAGCAAGGGGCTCATCCCTACCTTTTCCCCGTTTGATAAATTTGGTTAAAGAACACTTTTGCTTTTGTTGTGGCCcatgccagtggccagtggagctggcagacgattcggacagtgaggaggttggggaggaacccgggccagtcctggagtctggggaaggctctgatgagggctctgtgtcggaggcagagagggggccagagatgaatgccagttctcagctgccttcagctggagcctgttcccagtgtgcgcatgcgcagagtggccagacgaagggaagagtgaaagaacaggggtggacttgggagttAAGGCCACAGatagacggtgaatggcccctcccagaggaaataaatagAGGAGCgataggggagtggagtttgcaggagacaatttgttccttcgttcgttagattcatttcaggagtgtggagatctgtctgcaggggattatggggtcattaagaGAGGATGATGGTCATGGGGAAAACATGGATTCCGGGTGGCCTACCTGTATCTTTTCATCACTCATGGACTGTACAAACTTAAGCACGTCCATGGAGGCCGAGCGGATGGTGTCTGTCCGTCCGAGACGAAACATCCGAAGCGAGGCGCTTTCATAAGTGGAGCAAAGCTCCCCATACATCCTAAAAAACACGACAAGGAAAGGAAGCAAAGATGGGTGATGGGAGATGTAGGGCCTCCCCGATCCTAAATTAAAAGTGGTATCCAAAAAGGGAATGAAGCAATTCAAGAAAGTACCAGGGGAATGAAGAGCTCTTGGCCTTGAGGGCAGCCGGGCCACCTCTGAAAACTTCTGCTGGGAGATTGATGCGTTTTCTTTGTTTATaaaagttcttttctttttcaatttaaaaatacatacattccATTTTTCCTTAAGCAGTGCGTCGTCCGGACACAAATATTTCTGTGTGACATTCTTCCATAGATTATATAATACATTATACAGTTAAACCTTATAAATATCTTCATTTCCTTCTTGACATATCTTCTAATACATGTACAATAATAacattcattataattatttccaTCATACTAATGCTAACAGTTATCATTTTATTCTGTCATAATACATTTTCCATTCTTTTATTTCAAGTTTCCTTTTTTGTTCTCTAGCCATTGGTAAAACACCTCCCCTATCATATCATATATAATCAGAtggttctttctccttaattgccaatgttagtctattcatttctgcacattctaatatttttctaatcaccaagtaggaatctcttcacttttccaatattgtgcagatacaattctagctgcagttaccatatgaataattaaatatgtattctgtTTATTATAAGTTTCAGATAATATCCCcaacaaaaaatatttctggtttgggCTCAATATGTTGTTTTATCATCTTCTCCAACCATATCTTTGTCTTAATCCAACACTTCCTTGAAGTGGtgaaattcttatttttttttactaccggttctgtgggcttggtgggtgtggcaggggaagaatattgcaaaatccccattccctccccactctgggtccAGCCAGTATTTATATCCAGTATTTATCAATTCTCCAGTATTtatcgattctctgaactactcaaaatctccgctaccggttctccagaacctgtcagaacctgctggatttcacccctgcttctttGCTTCTCCAAATGTCTGGAGATTGGTGGGTTTCCTTGGTTGGTTAAGTGCATAAGAagctatgatagcaatagcaatagcagttagacttatataccgcttcctagggctctcagccctctctaagcggtttacagagtcagcatatcgcccccaacaacaatccgggtcctcatttcacccacctcggaaggatggaaggctaagtcaaccttgagccggtgagattagaaccgccgaactgcagataacagtcagctgaagtggcctgcagtactgcactctaaccattgtgccacctcggctcttgggccCTGCTGGATTAGACCTGGATTGGTTCTTACAGAAATCCACCAGTTTCCCAgtaggtgggaggaggaggaagaggaaggaggagcaaCCTTTATCCTCAAAACAATTGAAACCCACCAGAATAATGaagaaaagccccccccctccaggctCCCCGTTTACCTGTAATAAGCCAACTGCAAAGCGATTTGGATGAAAGCATCCGGACTGATTTTCTCCGATTTGGGGAAATTTTTCCCAAACTGATGGAAGACGGTCACTTTGATATCCAGATCTTGCACCATGCTGCAGAAGAAGGACGGGAAGCGGATCAGACAAGGATCCTTCACAAGtaaccctcgacttacgacccatCGAAACCGGAACGTCAAACTtagatgaatggttgtaagttgaggactacctgtatgtcagggttccaagtaacgcccccaacgaaataaaactcccacgcttgagtttcctcaaagttccactttattagagatgtcatgttggcacatctggggaaacccggatctgaaagcttccaggttgcccccacccagctgaaagatCAAGATCCACCCCCACAGGGTCcaccccatggtccaatctcccactgccacgaagacagattcctcccatccagttccagccaagTGACGtgcaaagatgaccttgagtttccaaaagaatgttgttatggctacgtatcTCAATTCCATagaatcccccttcccattttttcCCACAAAAGGTAAGTTTTAccaaaaaggaaagatggctttCGGGCATAACCCTGTACTGACTTTGGACTGATGTGATGAAGCTTACTCACATGTTAAGGTTCTGTTTGGCGTGTTCAATGTCGTTCTTGATTTCCGGGGTGATGTTAAACCGTAGTTTCTTTGGCATCGGTAACGGCACCATGGGAGACCTTACAAGCTGTGGCTTCTTTCTACCAAAAGCAGCGAGGACATAGTTGAAGCAcaggaaagaaacattatttttaaaaagagagaaaatcagGGCTTCCCTGATTCTTCAATTAGAAACACGCGCTGAAAAGACAAGCGGATATTGACTGAAGAGTGAACACCGCCCAACGTAgtggattatagcaatagcaatagcagttagacttatataccgcttcctagggctttcagccctctctaagcggtttacagagagtcagcatatatcgcccccaacaacaatccgggtcctcattttacccacctcggaaggatggaaggctgagtcaacccggagccggtgagatttgaaccgctgacctgctgatctagcagtagcctgcagtgctgcatttaaccactgcgccaccttggctcttggattATGTGAAGACCCTCCTGGATCGGTTgccagaaggggggaaaaaataaagctaTTTGAAAGCCAAGCTGCCTTAGTGTTCTGGCCcatgccagtggccagcagagctggcagcagagtcgcagaatgaggagggttggggaggaagatgggccagtcctggtgtctggggagggctctggggagggctctgtgtcggaggcagagagggggccagggccgtctgacagttatcagctgccttcagagtcagacctcagtggggcagaagaacagctggagcctcttcccagtgtgtgcatgtgcagagtggccagacaaagggaagagctaaagaacaggagttgacttgggaggaaggccacaggtggaggatgaatagcaatagcaattagacttatatactgcttcatagggctttcagccctctctaagcggtttacagagtcagcatatcgcccccacacagtctgcgtcctcatttcacccacctcggaaggatggaaggctgag encodes:
- the CRAT gene encoding carnitine O-acetyltransferase isoform X3, which gives rise to MIEGALDFKTMIDNETLPVEYLGGKPLCMNQYYQILSSCRIPGPKHDSVVNYAKGKKSPTHITVVHNFQFFQLDVYRSDGSPLTTDQIFIQLEKIWNTSLQTNKEPIGILTSNHRNTWAKAYNNLIKDKTNKESVRTIEKSIFTVCLDAPIPRVSDDVYKSRVAAQMLHGGGSRWNSGNRWFDKTLQFIVAEDGSCGLVYEHAPSEGPPIVALLDHIVEYTKKPQLVRSPMVPLPMPKKLRFNITPEIKNDIEHAKQNLNIMVQDLDIKVTVFHQFGKNFPKSEKISPDAFIQIALQLAYYRMYGELCSTYESASLRMFRLGRTDTIRSASMDVLKFVQSMSDEKIQGQEKAELLRRATQTHRSYTDMAIRGNAIDRHLLGLKLQAIEDLVSIPELFMDTAYAVAMHFNLSTSQVPAKTDCVMCFGPVVPDGYGICYNPMEDHINIAVSALNSCSETNAARMAHYLKEALLDMQLLLQSNPRSKL